From Acidianus brierleyi:
TTATACTAATGTTTTCTATTCTTCCGTCTCTGTTTATTATCTGAACTTCCTTAGATCCATCTCTTACTTTTCTACCTAATGTTCCTTCAGCTTGATAACTTACAAAAATTATAGAATTTCTCGAATCAGATGCCATATTTTTGAAGAACTCTACTGCAGGACCGCCGTTTAACATTCCAGATGTAGCTAATATTATACTTGGATCTCCTTGGGCAATATCCTCTTTATATCCTTCTATTCTCTTGAACATTTCGGATACAAAGGGATTTTCGTCTTTATAGAGTATAGAATCCCTAACTTCTTTACTTAACCATTCTGGATATGCAGTATGTATAGCTGTAACTTCATCAAATAATCCAGTTACATATACTGGAACTTCTGGAATTAACTTTCTCTTCATAGCATCGTTTATAACGAGCATCATTTCTTGCCCTCTACCTACTGCTAGTACGGGTATGAGAACTTTACCTCCTCTACTTATGGTCTTATTAATTATTTCTATTAATTCGGCTTCAGATTCTTCCCTATTTGTTTGTCTTTGTGCGCCATATGTAGTTTCCATTATAAGTGTATCTACTTTAGGAAACTCATTAACTGCTCTATCTAGTAACCTTGTCTTAGCATACTTAAAATCACCAGTATATACTACGTTATGTAGACCATCTCCTATATGTAAATGTGCCATTGCTGAACCTAGAATATGGCCTGCGTTATAAAATGTTAAACGTATGTCTGGAGCAACATCGGTTACCTCTTCATAATCTAATGTTATAGTATGAACTAATTCTTTTCTTACTTCTTTAGCAGAATACGGTAAAGGTCTACCTTCCTTTTCGGCTACGTCTAAGAGATCTAGTTGCATTAATGCCATTACGTCTCTTGTAGGCTGTGTAGTATATACTGGACCTTCGTATCCATATTTAAAAAGAAATGGTACCATTCCACAATGATCTAAGTGTGCATGTGTAATTATTACCGCGTCTAGATCTTCTAATCTTAATTGATCAATGTCAAGCTTAGGATACATTTTCTCTCCAAAATTAACGCTAGGATTAACACCGGTATCCAAAAGAACTCTACTTTCGCTAGTTTCTACTAGAACTGCAGATCTACCTATCTCCTGAAATGCACCTAAAGCTGTTATTCTCACATATCGATCCTTATATATTACCTCTCTATGTATTCTTTCTCCGAACGTCTTTAGAATTTTTGCTCTATATTCAGTCTCATTATATATATGAGTAAGAACACTTTCTACGGTCTTTGATTTTATAGGGGGTTCTCTAATTATTTCTGGTCTCCAAAATGTTTCTAAGAATATTTTTTGTTGTATTGATCCGCCTTTACCTATAACTAGACCAGGTTTTTTTGCTCTTATTAATACTTCACCTAACTCGTCATCAAATTTTATATCAACTATTTGCGCTTCTTGAGGAACTAGATTCTTTATTATTTCTATTGTTTCTTTTTCATCTTTCCTTATTGACCTATCTGCTTTAATAACTATTCGCTTTTTAATTTCCTTAGCTATTTTTTTTATAGATTCGACATTACTTGATAGAAATGACGGATTTTTAACATATACTGCTATTTCCGGACCTTCGAATTCTATTCTAGTTATTTGCGCATCTTTTGGTAGTCCGTTATATATCGAAGATATTATGCTTAGCCTATTATTAGACACTATACTCACCAAGAAATAGAAACCAACAACATTAATCCTTACTTTTTAATATTTAAATCTTGTCATGTATATTATGGCATCAGAAGAACATATAATAGATTTACCAAAGAGAATTTATGTTGGTAATGGGATAATAGATAAATTACATGAATACTTTTATCAATTAAACTCGTTATCTCCGTTTTTAATTATAACTGGTCATAATATAAGAAAAATTGTAGTAAGTAAAATTCTTGACGAAATAGGAAATATAGAAAGCAATATTGAAGTAGAAGAAGTAGAAGAAGCTAATATTGATGAGGCCACTAGAATAGAGGAAATAGCAAAAAAGATGAATACAAATACTATAATAGGTGTAGGTGGAGGTAAAAGTATAGATATCGCAAAATATACTGCATTTAGACTAAATAAAGATTTTATAAGCATACCTACAGCTCCATCACATGATGGAATAACATCGCCTTTTGCATCAATAAAAGGATTAGGAAAGCCAGTATCTATGAAGGCTAAAGGCCCAATGGCTATTATTGCAGATATAGATATAATGAGTTCTGCTCCTAAAAGGTTAATAAACGCTGGAATAGGAGACACTGTAGGTAAAATAGTAGCAGTTAGAGATTGGAGACTAGCCGCAAAATTAAGAGGCGAGTATTATGGAGATTACACTGCATCTTTAGCTCTTCTTTCTGCAAAACACGCATTAAACTGCACAAAGATAATAAATAGAGACCTAAAATATGGTGTAAGATTACTCACGGAAGCACTAATAAGTAGTGGAGTAGCTATGGGTATGGCAGGGAGTACGAGACCCGCTAGTGGATCTGAACATCTTTTTGCGCATGCTGTAGAGATGTTATACCCTAATTCAGCATTACACGGAGAATTAGTAGGAATCGGAACAATAATAATGGCATATATTCATGGAATAAAATGGAAAGAAATAAAAAGAGCATTAGCTAGGATAGGATTTCCTTTAACTGCTAAAGAGCTAGGAATACCACGAGAAATCGTAATAAAAGCATTAACAATAGCCCATACTATAAGACCAGAAAGATATACAATACTTGGAGATAGAGGATTGACATGGAGTTCTGCTGAAAAAATAGCAAAAGATACTGGAATAATAGATTAAATTTAAAAAACGGACTTATCGTATTTTTCAGTGTAGCTTACAACCGATTCTGGAAGAACAAACGTTATTATATCCTTTGCTAACATGAATTTCCTCATCTGTATATCTTCTAGAAGGAAAATATCCTTATTTACGTTAAAATTAACATTTTTCTTATCATCTGTAATTTCAAAGTTTAGTTTAGGATTACTACCGAACCATCTCTCTAATAAAGCCGAAATTTTTTCCTTATCGTCTTGTAATTGTTTAACTATTTTTACCTGATATAAAATAGTCTTTCCTGCATAAGGATGATTAAGATCTATAATTACTCTTCCACCGCTTACGCTTTTTATAGTAGCTAAAGAACCATCCTGAAGTCTTATTACCATATTTGGATAAGGGCTAATACCTTGTCTTTTTAATTCTCCTAATGATACTATTTTTATTTTTGTAGGATCTCTTTCTCCATATGCTTTATCTGGAGTAACTTCTATGGTTTTTTCTTCGTTTATATTAAAATTATATAATGCCTCTTCAAGCCCTTTTACTAATCTATGTTCTCCTAATATAACAAGTTGTGGCCCATATTTTTTTTCTGAATTGAAAATATTAGCTTTTTTTGCCTCTTCCTCAATAGTTGTATCAATTATTTCATTAGTATCCTTTATTTTTGCAGTATAATCTATATATAGGAAATCATTATCCTTGAACATATGAATCTAGAACCACTAAAGGTTAAGGATTTTAAAATTAGTTGTTAGAAAAGAGATGGGCCCGGAGGGATTTGAACCCTCGACCACTCGGTATCTCAACAGGCTATGAGCCGAGCGCTCTACCTAGCTGAGCTACGGGCCCACTTCTATTTTCTATAAAATAATCCCTTATAAGACTTACGTAAAAAATTATGTGCCGTATTTCCATTGTTTTATATACTCTTTTTGTTCTTCAGTCATGGTCTCTATTTCTATACCCATACCTTTTAGTTTAAGAAATGCCACTTGCTCGTCTATATCTAAAGGTACATTATAAACTCTTTTTTCTATAGATAAATGATTTTTTACAATATAATCTACTGATAAGGCTTGATTAGAAAAGCTAAGATCCATAACCTCACTAGGATGTCCTTCTGCGGCTGCTAAGTTTACTAATCGACCATCTGCCAGTAAATACACTTTATTCCCATTAGGTAATTCGTATTCTTCTGTATATGGTCTTATGGTTCTAATATTTTTGGCTATTTCTTTCAATCCTTTAACATCTATTTCAACATTAAAATGTCCAGCATTAGCTAGTATAGCACCGTTCTTCATTAGGAGTATATGATCTTTGGATATTACGTTTATATTTCCAGTAGCTGTAACAAATAGATCTCCAATTTTAGCTGCGTCTTTCATAGGCATTACATCAAATCCATCCATCAAAGCTTCTAATGCCCTTAACGGACTTACCTCCACTACTATCACTCTAGCTCCCATTCCTCTTAATCTAGATGCTATGCCTCTGCCAACCCAACCATAACCTACTACTACAGCTACCTTACCAGCTATCAAAATATTTGTAGCCCTTAAAATACCATCTATTGCACTTTGTCCAGTTCCTACTCTATTGTCAAATAAGTATTTTGTAAATGCATTGTTAACTGCTATAACGGGATAAAGCAATACTCCTTGTTCTTCCATGGCTTTTAATCTTATTACTCCAGTCGTAGTCTCTTCTGTACCTCCAAATAGTTTAATATTCCTATATTTTTCATGAATAAGAGCATGTAAATCTCCGCCATCATCCATAACAACGTTTGGCTCATACTTTAGAATTTCGTTCATATTATTGTAATAATCTGTTTCTGACTCTCCTTTCCATGCGAAAACATGTATTCCATCATATTTAACAAGAGCCGCCGCTACATCGTCTTGAGTAGAAAGTGGATTACTTCCTGCCAGGTATATATCAGCTCCAGCTGCCTTTAATGTTCTAACTAAAGCTGCAGTTTCTTTAGTTACATGTAAGACTGCACTAATTCTTATACCTTTAAAAGCTTGAGAAGAAGATAGTTGTTGTCTTATGCTAATTAATGCTGGCATATGCATTTCTGCCCATTCTATTTGTTTCTTACCTTGATCTGCAAGTGACAGATCCTTTACATTATATTCCATGCCTAAATAAAGATAAAACTACATTATTAAATTTAAAACCTATTTAAAGCCTAAAACATCGGCATAATTACCTAGATCTAATAATCCATGTCCAGAGAAACTTACAAGTACTGTTTTTTCTTCTCCTTCTTTTTTAGCATTATCAGCTATTTCTTTAAGTATTGGAAGGGCATGACTAGTTTCTGGAGCTGGAATCCAGCCTTCTATCTCCGAAAATATTCTAGCCCACTTAAAGGCTTCTTCTTGGCTATAATCCCGTGATTCAACTATTCCCTTATTCATTAAAAGAGATAATGAAGGAGCAACCGCATGGTATCTTAATCCTCCAGCATATACTGCAGGCGGTATAAAATCATAACCTATAGTGTACATTTTTAGCATTGGGAGTACCTTCCCTGTATCTGGATAATCGTATCTGTAAACTCCTTTAGTCATTTTTGGAACTTCCAGAGATCCAGATGCTATATATTTTCTTCTTATTTTTCCACTTCGTAATTCGTCTCCTAAAAATGGATATGCTAAAGCAGCATAATTAGATCCTCCGCCTACAACTCCTATTATATAATCTGGATCTTCTCCAATTTTTTCCATTTGAATTTTTGCTTCTTGACCCGCAATAGTTTTATATAAGATATCTGAATTAACTACACTTCCTACTAAATATTTTCCTCCATTATTTAAGGCATACGTTATAGCATCAGTAATTGCTATACCTAAACTACCAGGATTATTTGGATCCTTCTCTAAAATCTTTTTTCCATATTCAGTAAAATCTGAAGGACTGGGATGTATCTCTGCTCCATACATTTCTATCATATATTTTCTATAAGGTTTTGCAAAGTAACTAGTTCTAACCATAAATACATATGCTTTCATTTTAAAAAGAGCACTAGCTAATGCTACTGCCGATCCCCATTGCCCAGCTCCTGTTTCAGTAGAAACAAACTTAGCATTATCTAATGTAGCATAATATACATGCGGAATAGCACTGTTAATCTTATGAGAACCGGTATACGTATGACTTTCCATTTTCATATATATCTTAATATAACCACCAAGATATTCTTCTAATTTTTTAGCTCTAATTATAGGCGTAGGTCTACCTACTTGTAAATATCTTTCAATAACCTCATCAGGAATTTTTATATACCTCTGAGTTGAGAATTCATTTTCCAAATCTTTTGATGGTAAAGCTTGTTTTAGAACTCCAAAAGATTTTCCAGTAGGGTCTTGTGGTTGAGGTAAAGGTTCTGGTAAATCCGGAAGTATATTATACCAATTAGTTGGAATCTCGTCTTGAGATAAGTCGTATCTAAGAATCATAATAGACTGTCCCTTTAATAATATTTAAGATTTTAAGTAATTATCTAATAAAGAGATAAAGGAATGGGCCCGTAGGGATTTGAACCCTAGACCTCTGCCTTGTAAGGGCAGCGTCCTAACCAGGCTAGACGACGGGCCCTTACTTTATTTCTATCCGTTTTATACTTTTATAGTTTTCTTTTAGTTTTTGCTATTATTGATTACACAATAAAGTAACGCACCCAAAGAAGCCACTGGACCAATATCTAATTTTATTCTAGGGAGTCTAACTATTTCACCAAGACTTTGTTCAATTTTTGTAAATCCACTTTCTATTCCTGAAAATACTATTAATGTTTTTTTATTATAATCTATACTATCTGGATGCAATTCCTTATCAGAGTAATTTGATAAAAGGTATACGTTATCTGGATGCAATAATTCTATTGCGTCTTTAAGATCAGGTAAAACTATAAACGATTTGCCTTGTTTAAAAGCCAATTTACTTAAATCTGGTATACCTGTTTGCGCGGCAGTCCCACTAACTTTAGTTATTACAAAATATTTAATATCAAAATTAAATACTGCTTTAGAAAAATCCATCAATCTTTGATAACTTGCAATATTATGTAGACCTATCATTATCACCAAAAATTTTCACCTTTATATATGATGCTATAGCATTTGATAAGACTACTGGAACTGATTCACCTATTTGATTATACTGCTCGTCTTTACTACCTATAAAAACATGATCGTCTGGATAGCTCATAAGTCTTGCTTGTTCTCTCACAGTTAGATACCTATCATGAAATGGATGAATAAATCTAGAATTACCTAATATTGTTGGAGCTAGGTCATACGGATCGAGTCTAATATAAACAGGAACATCGCCCCTATAACTTCTAAACATAGTTAAATAATCTCCGTAGCTTAGTTTTGAAATCTCTTTCATTTTCTTTTCTGATAATTCAGTTATTTCATTATTAGGTATATCAAATCTTTCTTCAAGATCATTTATAGCCTCTGCCACGGTAACTTTCTTTTTATCTTTAGCAGGGCATATAGCTATATTCGAAATAAATACTCTAGTTCTTTTAGACGGATTCCCATAATCTTCAGCATGGAGAAAATTAAAAATTGGTTTATAACCATTCTTCATAAATTCTGTAATTAAGGCTTCCTTAAGCTCTCGTGTCTCAACTATTGCTGGTACGTTCTCCATTACAAACACTTTAGGTCGTAATTCTCCTATTAACCTAATATATTCAAGAGTTAGGGTACCACGCTCATCTAAATACAATCTATCTATAGCATTATTCAATCTAAAGGGATTAGCAGCTGTAAAAGGTTCACAAGGAGGACTTCCTATTACAATATCTGGAGGTTTACCTCCTATAAGATCAATTATATCTCTGCTTGTTATATTTCTTATGTCATCCTCGATTGTAATTGTTGAAGGAAAATTCAAAGCATAAGATCTTGCTGCTGAGTGATTTATGTCAATACCTAACAATATTTTAAATCCTTGTTGCCTAAATCCTAATGAAAATCCTCCAGTTCCACAAAAAAGATCAACTACTGTTAGAGGGGCCAAGTTTAGTCTCTTTATCTATTTCATCTTGCAAATCTTTTATCTTCTTCCCTAA
This genomic window contains:
- a CDS encoding beta-CASP ribonuclease aCPSF1, which translates into the protein MSNNRLSIISSIYNGLPKDAQITRIEFEGPEIAVYVKNPSFLSSNVESIKKIAKEIKKRIVIKADRSIRKDEKETIEIIKNLVPQEAQIVDIKFDDELGEVLIRAKKPGLVIGKGGSIQQKIFLETFWRPEIIREPPIKSKTVESVLTHIYNETEYRAKILKTFGERIHREVIYKDRYVRITALGAFQEIGRSAVLVETSESRVLLDTGVNPSVNFGEKMYPKLDIDQLRLEDLDAVIITHAHLDHCGMVPFLFKYGYEGPVYTTQPTRDVMALMQLDLLDVAEKEGRPLPYSAKEVRKELVHTITLDYEEVTDVAPDIRLTFYNAGHILGSAMAHLHIGDGLHNVVYTGDFKYAKTRLLDRAVNEFPKVDTLIMETTYGAQRQTNREESEAELIEIINKTISRGGKVLIPVLAVGRGQEMMLVINDAMKRKLIPEVPVYVTGLFDEVTAIHTAYPEWLSKEVRDSILYKDENPFVSEMFKRIEGYKEDIAQGDPSIILATSGMLNGGPAVEFFKNMASDSRNSIIFVSYQAEGTLGRKVRDGSKEVQIINRDGRIENISINMEVETVDGFSGHSDKIQLLNFLRDLSPKPRNIVLDHGEASSIRSFMRIIENQKEKERLGIKSASIYAPNILDSLRVV
- a CDS encoding NAD(P)-dependent glycerol-1-phosphate dehydrogenase, with product MASEEHIIDLPKRIYVGNGIIDKLHEYFYQLNSLSPFLIITGHNIRKIVVSKILDEIGNIESNIEVEEVEEANIDEATRIEEIAKKMNTNTIIGVGGGKSIDIAKYTAFRLNKDFISIPTAPSHDGITSPFASIKGLGKPVSMKAKGPMAIIADIDIMSSAPKRLINAGIGDTVGKIVAVRDWRLAAKLRGEYYGDYTASLALLSAKHALNCTKIINRDLKYGVRLLTEALISSGVAMGMAGSTRPASGSEHLFAHAVEMLYPNSALHGELVGIGTIIMAYIHGIKWKEIKRALARIGFPLTAKELGIPREIVIKALTIAHTIRPERYTILGDRGLTWSSAEKIAKDTGIID
- a CDS encoding FKBP-type peptidyl-prolyl cis-trans isomerase, giving the protein MFKDNDFLYIDYTAKIKDTNEIIDTTIEEEAKKANIFNSEKKYGPQLVILGEHRLVKGLEEALYNFNINEEKTIEVTPDKAYGERDPTKIKIVSLGELKRQGISPYPNMVIRLQDGSLATIKSVSGGRVIIDLNHPYAGKTILYQVKIVKQLQDDKEKISALLERWFGSNPKLNFEITDDKKNVNFNVNKDIFLLEDIQMRKFMLAKDIITFVLPESVVSYTEKYDKSVF
- the ahcY gene encoding adenosylhomocysteinase yields the protein MEYNVKDLSLADQGKKQIEWAEMHMPALISIRQQLSSSQAFKGIRISAVLHVTKETAALVRTLKAAGADIYLAGSNPLSTQDDVAAALVKYDGIHVFAWKGESETDYYNNMNEILKYEPNVVMDDGGDLHALIHEKYRNIKLFGGTEETTTGVIRLKAMEEQGVLLYPVIAVNNAFTKYLFDNRVGTGQSAIDGILRATNILIAGKVAVVVGYGWVGRGIASRLRGMGARVIVVEVSPLRALEALMDGFDVMPMKDAAKIGDLFVTATGNINVISKDHILLMKNGAILANAGHFNVEIDVKGLKEIAKNIRTIRPYTEEYELPNGNKVYLLADGRLVNLAAAEGHPSEVMDLSFSNQALSVDYIVKNHLSIEKRVYNVPLDIDEQVAFLKLKGMGIEIETMTEEQKEYIKQWKYGT
- a CDS encoding TrpB-like pyridoxal phosphate-dependent enzyme produces the protein MILRYDLSQDEIPTNWYNILPDLPEPLPQPQDPTGKSFGVLKQALPSKDLENEFSTQRYIKIPDEVIERYLQVGRPTPIIRAKKLEEYLGGYIKIYMKMESHTYTGSHKINSAIPHVYYATLDNAKFVSTETGAGQWGSAVALASALFKMKAYVFMVRTSYFAKPYRKYMIEMYGAEIHPSPSDFTEYGKKILEKDPNNPGSLGIAITDAITYALNNGGKYLVGSVVNSDILYKTIAGQEAKIQMEKIGEDPDYIIGVVGGGSNYAALAYPFLGDELRSGKIRRKYIASGSLEVPKMTKGVYRYDYPDTGKVLPMLKMYTIGYDFIPPAVYAGGLRYHAVAPSLSLLMNKGIVESRDYSQEEAFKWARIFSEIEGWIPAPETSHALPILKEIADNAKKEGEEKTVLVSFSGHGLLDLGNYADVLGFK
- a CDS encoding RecB-family nuclease, which encodes MIGLHNIASYQRLMDFSKAVFNFDIKYFVITKVSGTAAQTGIPDLSKLAFKQGKSFIVLPDLKDAIELLHPDNVYLLSNYSDKELHPDSIDYNKKTLIVFSGIESGFTKIEQSLGEIVRLPRIKLDIGPVASLGALLYCVINNSKN
- a CDS encoding DNA cytosine methyltransferase, yielding MAPLTVVDLFCGTGGFSLGFRQQGFKILLGIDINHSAARSYALNFPSTITIEDDIRNITSRDIIDLIGGKPPDIVIGSPPCEPFTAANPFRLNNAIDRLYLDERGTLTLEYIRLIGELRPKVFVMENVPAIVETRELKEALITEFMKNGYKPIFNFLHAEDYGNPSKRTRVFISNIAICPAKDKKKVTVAEAINDLEERFDIPNNEITELSEKKMKEISKLSYGDYLTMFRSYRGDVPVYIRLDPYDLAPTILGNSRFIHPFHDRYLTVREQARLMSYPDDHVFIGSKDEQYNQIGESVPVVLSNAIASYIKVKIFGDNDRST